The following DNA comes from Plasmodium vivax chromosome 11, whole genome shotgun sequence.
TTATTCGCAACGGGGTGATTATCCACAtgatttatattaatgtgtatgagcactttttttttttctttttcgttctgattttttataaatagcCTATTCGACtgtttaatatttttcattttgaattcATCTTCATTTCGCATATTTAATTTGTCCAGCGGATTTTTAAAAGTCAAAAAATGCTCATTTCCGAGCCATTCAAAATGATTTAccttcataaaattaaaaaagctaTTTTCCCACAAGTCCGAGGAATTATAAAACggtttaatgaaaaaaacgggaCATGCGTAACTTAATTTTCTGTTACAACAGCAGCAGTGAATTTTGTTATACTCCAGAtagtatgtaaatatatttgcataattttttaaaatatttttaaaatttgtttcaaATGGATGAGATTCAAACTGGTCTCTTTTGGACAGAATTTTCTTCTCGATCTTTTGCACACACCGATCATAATAATTCCTCGGTTTGTTTTTGCTGATTTTGCAtatcattttcaaaaaatcgTAATTGCTAAagttctcctccttcttcacgAACTCGTATATCTTCAGCATGTCGCTGTTCAGCAGCTTGTATATGAGGCTGTCGTTCATTTGCTCCGCcaccttcttcttcgccttccGCCCGTAGTCGAAGTCGTAGTCGTCGTAGTAGTCCTCGCACTCGTCTTCGCATTCGTCATCATAGCCCTCGTCGTACTCGTCCTCGCACTCGTCTTCGCACTCTTCATCGCACTCCTCTTCGCACTCATCATCGTATTCCTCTTCGCACTCCTCTTCGCACTCCTCTTCGCACTCCTCTTCAACCGCGTCCTCCCCACTAGCGTCACTGCGCCCCTTCCCATCGGGCGAACGACTGCTGCTGTCACTTaagacatattttttttttttctttttcctttcccgcTTGACCTTCCCGCTGCTGTCCAGGGAGTTCCTCGCGTCCCCCCTTTCATCGCCACCCCTTTCCTCCGCACCGCCTTCGCTACCACTATCGCTAACCTGTTCACACAACCTtttcagattttttttttttttccttttgctctttttctcctttctcctcccccgttCTGCACCACCCTCATCATAGTAATTGTAGCACTCCTCCAGGGAATTCTTCTTCTCAAATTCTTTGTGAATATTTGAGTACTTCACCTTCAGGGACTGTTCGAcgcttttcacattttcggaAGCCTTGAAATAGTTGGCATCATATTTAAGGCTAGGCGATAGCAGAGACAGAGCCGTAAACTCAATGTACAGTCTGATCGACTTCTTCACACTTATAGAATTGAACTGAATCATATCGTTGCCcaaatttttctcattaaaaatttttaagtgTAGAGCATATTCGTCACACTGGTTGAAATTTTCGTTTCCGCTTTCGTATGATATGTTCGTCTCACCGGCTGAGTTCACATCGTCGTCAACGTAGAAGCTGGAGTGCTCGTAATCGTCGTAGGAGTTTTCCTCATAGGAATTTTCTCCACCCTTCGCAGCGGCACtcttctttctccttttgaGCTTCGACAGGGCTTCATTTCTCCTGTCTCGTTTTTTCTGCACATCGTCGTAGCTGCTCTCGTCCTCTACAGCATCATCGCCCTCATCAGATGCGCCAAAGCTCTCTTCGCGTTGATCCTCCTCCGAGTTGTCATCCTTCCGCAGGACCCTTCTacttttgcttctccctccgtTTGGGCGCGCCCCCTTTCTCGACTTCTCAGCGAGGCGGGTGGaccttccccttttatttttcgcacTCCGATCGCGGTGGTCACGTTCATCCTCATTAATttcatcctcttcatcaATGTCATCCTCTTCATCAGCACCTATGCTggacccctccccccccttcctcttcaggTCACTCTCATCCAGCTTGTTGCCACCCCTGCGGCTGCCAGAAGTTCCTGTGCCCCTCTTCGAcatctttccccccctggcacCCCTCCCTCCATCATCCGAGTTGCTCAACTCGTGGCTCTGTTTACTCTCATCCGTGGTGTCTATAACTTTGCTCCGTTCATATTTCCCCCTGGTGCGGATTCCCGAGGGGTGTTCATTAAATTTATGCTGCCCACCTGTGGAGGGCCATTTCGTCTTTGCGTAAGCGGCACAGGGGTAAGAAGCCACATTTTCCTCTTGCGTGTCGCTCGCATCGCTCACATCGATCGCATCGCGATGGTCAAATGATTGGcctattttttgttcctcctcgTAGCTACTATCAGTGAtcactttctttttcaaGCGGCTCCTCGGCCTTACCGCCACTTCTCCCGACTGGGAATGCTCATCCAATTTACTTACGTTTTTCATGTTCAGTCCTTTTGACAGCAcgagtaattttttcttcctggAATTGTTCTCGTCCTTTTGGGGacgttcttttttcccctccacgtttttttcctttccctcgGGGGGATTTAATGCATCCACGTTGCCTTCATTCTGCTCGCTGTAAAAGCGCTTCAATTTGACGCGATTCGTCGTCATgttcagctagccaaaaataaacgctcgcgatgatgatgataatATATGTGGCGGCTCCGCTCAACTTCGTcttcttttccctcctcGATTGTCTTACGTGTGACTTTAACTGGTCAACGTTTTTGCCGCGTTTAAATGGCGGTGGAAATTTCGTGAGGCAGTTAAAAGGGCAGTTAAAGAAGCAGACAAAAACGCAGTTAAAATGGCAGTTAAAAGGCGCATGAACGgatgattaaaaaatgcatttgtATCAAACGCGGGGCAGTTGGACGGggaagaataataaaataaaaaaatataataaaataaagaaaaataaaataataggcCTGACTCTTCACCCGCAAATGGCACTATTTCgccatgtgcacatttttaaaagaatggTCAACATTTAGGCGCGCCAGAGATTTGCCTAAACAATCGCAACGCGCGATGagtgaagcggtaaagcggtgaagcggtaaaagGGTGCGGCCACTGGGGCGCTTGCATGCGCTCGAACGCTTATGTGCATACAAACGTGCAAAGGCACAGCCGTTTGGGAGCGACCCATTTGGATACTCCCCGTTTGGCAACGATCCGTCTGGGTACTCCCCCTTTGCCTAATCACGTGTACACACGCGCGCGCACACACCATCCCTGTGTACGTACTTCCCCCGGCGTAACGATCTCGCAATTACAGTAAAAGGGCTCGAGTGCGTGTCCGCTGCGAGCAACCCTACAGCAGTTCTGCTTATAAAGGATGCCAAGTGGAGTCCCGATCGCCAGCAGCTATTCACACATCGAGAAAGTTCCCCCTCACCTCTGCAACAATGTTAATTTATATGCGTGGTTaagcgttttaaaaaaaaatcagcgcggggaagaaaaaaggggtgcgCTTGGGTGGGACGCTTCTTCGTACACTTCGTTTTGATGTGCACGCTGGTCGCTCAGCTTCGCTTCATTCTGCCGGTCGGTGTGCTCATCGGTGTGCTAACCGCTCGGCTAATTTGTTACGCTGATAAAGCGGCTAACTTGCTACGCTAACAGCTCGGCTAATTTGTTATGCTAGCTTCCTTTCTATTTCACTTCTGACCCCCCCGTCGTTCGCTCTCCTCGCCCCATTccgctttaaaaaaaaaggaaaatgcacTTCGCCTCACTTTGTCGCCGAAAGCTCGCTGCGTAATTTCTCTCCCCAATGTCCACCCAAGGCCCGAGCATGATTTCCCTCCCCCGTTCGCTCAGTTGCAAGTGCATGCGGTGAGCGAGTGGTGAGTGGGTGCTTATCGCGTGGTTCACTCATGTATCATGCGCATGCGTGGGTGTATCTGGCTAAATGTGCCAATGATTGGGCATACGCGCGATTGCGTGAGCGTACCCAGGGCTACGCAATAGTATGCAACGCCACGCAATCGTATGAAACGTCACTCAATCGTATGCATGTCGTGCGCGTGAGTGTCGAGGGCCTTCAGCCGGGTGTACCCAGGCGGGAATAACGTGGAGGTAAAAGTTGCGAATGCTAAGTGGAGTGCAGGGGGTGGGGGAAAGTGAGCGCGATTTCTCCGCCCTTGAGCGGAAACGCCAACGCGTTTTGCTCTGCAATGGTGCATGCGGGGCGAAACGGAGAAAAGCAcctgcatgtgcatgtgcaagTGCATGGGCGTATGCATAGGGGTACAAAAACACCGCCAACACGGCTAACACCGCGAACACCGCGAACACCGCTAACTCTCTAACCCGCTAACCCGTCACACCGACTTGTACAGCAAGATGGCCAGCTTGGTAATTTTGTGCTGGAAGTGCACCATGCAGTTAAACTGGTAATTTATAGAAAAGGCAAAGTTCTTCCCGACGATGCACTGCCAAGACCCAAtgttctcattttttaaactgtCTACCATGCGGAGGCATTTGGTATGCTCATCTGAACTCTCTTTATTTAACAACTCGTCATTTTCACACTTGGTTTTTATTTGGCTAGCTATGTCCTTCTCCAGCTTGTTTTCCCGAATTGCCTTCAAGCAGATCCTGCACACCTTTTCGCAATTCTCGCTGCTCATGCAAATCCCCTTTATGTCGAACTTGGACGAGTATTTCTTCACCTCCCCCGCTTCCATTTTGGGCTGCCACGGGGCGGTAAGGCGGCGGAACGGTGGAAGAGGCCAATTGGTGGAAGGGGCGAATCGGAAAAAACGCAATAAATTGTTGGCAAAAGTGCCGCTTAACCGAGAGGTGAGAGGGTGTTGCCCACAAGGGGAAGGGAAACAAAAGTGAATGCAAAACAAAACCTGAGGGAACAGGCGAGGAGCCCCTTTCAACGTTCCACACAAACAAAGGAGGAAATATTCCTGCACACGTTTCGCGCATAAGGGAGAGCCTCTTCACGGCGCAAAATTAACTCGTAAAGGTGCgcacaaatgtgtaaataaattttgccaATAAAGCAAAGGAGAAGTTATCGCTGTGTGGCGAAAAACACGCTCAGCTAAACGTGTCTCCACtttgaagggaaaaaaaaaaaaaaaaaaaaaaaacagaaatttAACAAAGTAGACATCGAagaagtgataaaaaaaaaagtggcaaagGTGTACACATGTGGCTGATAGTACCGCGTTAATATTTCCTCAAATgtggcaaaaaggggaaacttCCTACCTCCATGCATTTGGCCACGCTGAGATGTTTTCTCCCGAATTTGGGGAAATGGGGCTGGGCCCAGGGAAGGGGTGGACAACCGGTACAGACCTCCCCACGTGCAAATGGCACGCAACGCGTACATCTCGCCTTTAACTTCTGTAGCaaagaaaaggcacaaaaattACGGCAaaagaatgggaaaaaatatgtacgcCACCTTTTCTACAAAGTGATCCACACATATACCCTCCAACGGGTGACTCCCCCAGAGGGTACCCGCAAGCCTGATGGAACCATTTCTTATTACAAAGGAGAAGAGCAATCTACCCTGCACAGTCGTTCACCCAGAGAATACCTCCTTAAGGTGCCGAATCCTATCCTCCAGCGGCACATAATTAGgcactttgcattttttcgccAGCGCCCACAACCGGAACaaatgcacaaatggaaCACCCCTATTTTGGAAGGTTAACACAAAACggatatttaataaaatttcatttcttcccATGTTGGTACCTTTGGCTAGATGTCCTATCAGCGCGTTGAAATTTTCTGAAAAGAAATCTTCAAAGCAGTTTATGCTACGTCTATTTTGTTCCCACCaaagagataaaaaaatggctagctttTTTAGCTTCTCATTATTTTTGTCGAACGGATGAGCTAAGAGGTCATATGAAATTGCCTCTATGATGTACCTCCCCAGCTCGGCATAATTATGCACATCATCTTTAAACACACTAACGCATAAACGTACAAATTCGGTGCATCCTTTCGTTAGCACTTTTTTCTCAATTAAAAACTGCTCTGCTTCTCGTACATACGTTTCGACTTCCTGTGCCAGCAGGTACTTTTTGTTCATCCATTTGAGCTTCTTTATGTCGAACACAAGTGCAGATTTGTTTAGCGCGCGCAGGTCGAAGCTGCCGATCAGCTCGTCCAGGGTGTAGAACTCCctgcgggggagcggcaggtGAATGGCACGCACGCACGCGGTGTGTTGTGGTGTGGCGCGGCATGATTTGGTGTGACGTGGCTCAGCGCGCCGCAAATGATCCGCTATCCCCCGCCGCATGCGCAACTTCTCATGTGCGCACAAATATGCACTTTCTCAATCGTACGCACGTGATGCTATCTACCCCTCCAGCTCGGGTACTCACCTCTTCGAAACGCTGCCCCATCCGAGGGTCCCCATGTAGTTAATTACGCACTCGGGTTTAAACCCCTCCTCCCtggggtgaagaagtggaagaagaaattttttttttttttttttttttttttttttttttttaatttgtgaAAATGGCTAGTCGGTGCGGAGCAAAGCACGAAAAGTGCATACAAATATGTGCCAATAAATGCGCCTATAAATGTGCCCATAAATGTGCCCATAAATGCACCCACAAATGTGCATACATCACGCGCATGTACCTCAAGTTCCGCACCAGGTACTCATTATTCCGCTTGctaattttcttcttctgcacGGTCGTTATGACGGGGACGTGGGCGTAGAGGGGGATGCGCGCGCGCAGTGCCTCCAGCACCAAAATTTGCCTGCAGGGAGGTAAAATGCATTTGCGTGCggtgatttttttcctgatgcctcacacagcttgggggctGCGGCGGTGCGCTGCCAGCGTGAAGTGGTACCAAACCACATAAAGGGTTATACGCATGGCGTGTAAGGTGGATTTCCTTTTAGCGCTGCGGCTAGCTCCAAACCCCCCGGCCTCGCATAGGCCTACACTTCTGCATGCGCGCGCCTTCTTACTTGAACGTGTTTGAAATATGCTCCACCCCACGTATCACGTGAGATACCCTCATCAGATGGTCATCCACGGACGCTGAGAAGTTATACGTAGGGGAGGAGTCACTTCTCAGAATAATAAAATCCTCATCCACAGAATCagttatttctttttttagaaTGTCATTAAGTGTAATTTTTCTGCCCGTGGGTGATCTGAATCGTATAGTGTACGGCTTTTTCTTCGACAAGTTTTGCTTAACCATCTCATCGCTTAAGTCCCGGCATGCTCGGTCATACGTGTACTTCGTCCTTACCAGTTTCGCCtgaagagggggaggcgTGGACGGTGTGCCATTGGTGCGCTCACGCGATTGTTCTGTAGAGCGATCGTTCTGTAGCGCTATCGCTCTATCATGCGAGCGCGCTTCTTCCCGTGATGGTCACTTTCTGCTGGGCAAATGTG
Coding sequences within:
- a CDS encoding hypothetical protein, conserved (encoded by transcript PVX_114840A), which encodes MEAGEVKKYSSKFDIKGICMSSENCEKVCRICLKAIRENKLEKDIASQIKTKCENDELLNKESSDEHTKCLRMVDSLKNENIGSWQCIVGKNFAFSINYQFNCMVHFQHKITKLAILLYKSV
- a CDS encoding glutamyl-tRNA synthetase, putative (encoded by transcript PVX_114835A; Apicoplast targeted protein. Curated by Stuart Ralph, Walter and Eliza Hall Institute of Medical Research, Australia.) → MKWAFVLLNLLVTCTNGMVKYSGSIQFLFISNINGQLILSPHRGGKKKPCFVIRKEKGGFYKGENKWRGRKNILKGEEDNTSCVEPRLRFAPSPTGFLHVGGCRTFLYNYTLAKQLKGSLILRLEDTDVERNAQDSFREIVKDLRWLNLSWDEGPDVGGAYGPYKQSEKIELYKEIAHEFVKEGKAYFCFCTKDELSEKKEKAKLVRTKYTYDRACRDLSDEMVKQNLSKKKPYTIRFRSPTGRKITLNDILKKEITDSVDEDFIILRSDSSPTYNFSASVDDHLMRVSHVIRGVEHISNTFKQILVLEALRARIPLYAHVPVITTVQKKKISKRNNEYLVRNLREEGFKPECVINYMGTLGWGSVSKREFYTLDELIGSFDLRALNKSALVFDIKKLKWMNKKYLLAQEVETYVREAEQFLIEKKVLTKGCTEFVRLCVSVFKDDVHNYAELGRYIIEAISYDLLAHPFDKNNEKLKKLAIFLSLWWEQNRRSINCFEDFFSENFNALIGHLAKGTNMGRNEILLNIRFVLTFQNRGVPFVHLFRLWALAKKCKVPNYVPLEDRIRHLKEVFSG
- a CDS encoding hypothetical protein, conserved (encoded by transcript PVX_114845A), with translation MTTNRVKLKRFYSEQNEGNVDALNPPEGKEKNVEGKKERPQKDENNSRKKKLLVLSKGLNMKNVSKLDEHSQSGEVAVRPRSRLKKKVITDSSYEEEQKIGQSFDHRDAIDVSDASDTQEENVASYPCAAYAKTKWPSTGGQHKFNEHPSGIRTRGKYERSKVIDTTDESKQSHELSNSDDGGRGARGGKMSKRGTGTSGSRRGGNKLDESDLKRKGGEGSSIGADEEDDIDEEDEINEDERDHRDRSAKNKRGRSTRLAEKSRKGARPNGGRSKSRRVLRKDDNSEEDQREESFGASDEGDDAVEDESSYDDVQKKRDRRNEALSKLKRRKKSAAAKGGENSYEENSYDDYEHSSFYVDDDVNSAGETNISYESGNENFNQCDEYALHLKIFNEKNLGNDMIQFNSISVKKSIRLYIEFTALSLLSPSLKYDANYFKASENVKSVEQSLKVKYSNIHKEFEKKNSLEECYNYYDEGGAERGRRKEKKSKRKKKKNLKRLCEQVSDSGSEGGAEERGGDERGDARNSLDSSGKVKRERKKKKKKYVLSDSSSRSPDGKGRSDASGEDAVEEECEEECEEECEEEYDDECEEECDEECEDECEDEYDEGYDDECEDECEDYYDDYDFDYGRKAKKKVAEQMNDSLIYKLLNSDMLKIYEFVKKEENFSNYDFLKMICKISKNKPRNYYDRCVQKIEKKILSKRDQFESHPFETNFKNILKNYANIFTYYLEYNKIHCCCCNRKLSYACPVFFIKPFYNSSDLWENSFFNFMKVNHFEWLGNEHFLTFKNPLDKLNMRNEDEFKMKNIKQSNRLFIKNQNEKEKKKVLIHININHVDNHPVANNDECIINHLKQSDEVSAFKYTGHSDDKRLKKKRKGFKFNFEYQFKATECKENNLNILMKDICENFYDLSENYIEKDILVLQLGSYCVSAVYYWHVFHHYKFFFTKFIYMRLLDLYKKSKDLFREPLLLAYVLSKRLNKDLYRDFMILMNIDISQIQHKLNECDLFVR